GAGTTCCATCACCTGTTGAAAATAATCAAGTCTTTGGTGGCTGTCAGAGCAAATTAATGCTTTCATAATTTTATTTCTCCTTTCTTTTTCAATTAAAATATTAATTTTTTATTAAATAAAAAGAATACTATTTAGATAAGAAAAATTGTTTATATAATGTTTTGTGTGCCATAATTATAGTTAATTAAAGTTTTAATTTGATTAGTTTTTTGTTATTTTTTTCTGTTTTTATGTTATTTTTTAAAAATTTTTATTTTTTTTTCAAATTTTTTATCAAAAATTTTCATTATTTTTAAAAAAAACTATATCCAAAATAAACAATTTTTTTATTTAATTTTTTGGATATAGTTTGAAATTGTTATACTATAAATATTGGTTTTTTTACATTTTCAAGAAGTCTGATTCCCAATTTTCCTGTGATTTTTTCCACCATAATGGTATATCTCAAGTCTCCCATCAATATAAAATCATAATTTTCCGTTTCTTTCAAAAGTGTTTTAAAAGTTTCACCTTTTTTATAAATCAAATTATAATTTTCTCCAAATCTCTGAGCAAGTCCGTCTTCTTCTTTTTCAAGGTCGCTGTTTACCCGAAGAACATTTACTTTTTGTTCTCCAAACATATATAAAAATGTAAATAATGTCTTGTTCGCATTATAAGCGCCATCATCCAGCAAAAGTATATTTTCCATTTCAAATTCTTCCACATTTGGCAAAATAATTAGCGGTTTGTAGTTACTTCTCAAAAGTTCTTTTAAAACTGGACTAACTTTTTCATTTTTTACCAAAACAAGCGCATCGTATTTTTTTAGTTCTTCTAACGCAATTTCATCAGTTTCCCCTTCTTTTGCATAAACTTTGTCAAAAGAATCATCTATTTGACTTTTTATTTTTTGAAAAACTTTTTCTTCCTGTTCCTTGTATTCTCTGACAAAATAATTCATTCCCACATTTACGCCAATTCCTTCGACTGCTACAGGAAAAACTTCGTATTTTAAAACATCTTTTACATAAATTACATCCATTTGCACATCATACTTTTCTTTAAACTTTTTCCCAAATTGTGTCAATGCTTTAATTTCATTTTCTGCTGTAATTAAAAATAAAATTTTTTTAGATAACATTTCAATCACTTCCCAATATCAAATTTTTTATTTTTTTTCAAATTCAGATGTTTCTGTTATTTTTACTGTCGAAACTATTTTTTCACTATTTCTCACTTTCATAATTTTAACTCCCGATGAATAACGTCCAAATGTAGAAATACTGTCAACTCTAGTTCTAATAAGTGTACCTTCAGAAGTTATAAGCATGATTTCATCATCTTTTCCAACTACTTTGACATCTATTATCTGTCCAGTCTTTTCATTTAATTTAGCATTTAAAATTCCTTTTCCACCACGAGAAGTCAATCTGTATTCTGACAATTTAGTACATTTTCCATATCCCTCTTCAGTAATTGTAAGAATTTTAATTTTAGTATCGTCTATTTCCGAATTAATGATTGCCGCTCCAATGATTTTATCTTTATCTCGAAGAGTTATTCCTTTCACTCCAGCAGCTATAGTTCCCATACTTCTCACATTTTTTTCTGAAAATCTTATCGCAATACCATTTCTAGTTGCCACAAAAATTTCATCTTTACCGCTTCCGCTAGTAAGCCCAACAAACATAACTTCATCTTCATCATTTAATTTAATTGCCCGTTTTCCAGCTTTCATAATATTATTAAACAATGTTAATTCAGATTTTTTAACAACTCCTTTTCGCGTCACAAAAAATAAATTTTTATTTTTTTCAAATTCACGAACTTTTATTATTGTGCTAACTTTTTCGTCACTATCCAAATTTATAATATTTCCAATAAGTTTTCCACGAGCTTGTTTTCCAGTTTCAGGAATTTCGTAAACTTTTATGCTAAACACTTTTCCTTTTGTTG
This genomic stretch from Leptotrichia sp. oral taxon 218 harbors:
- a CDS encoding GntR family transcriptional regulator — its product is MLSKKILFLITAENEIKALTQFGKKFKEKYDVQMDVIYVKDVLKYEVFPVAVEGIGVNVGMNYFVREYKEQEEKVFQKIKSQIDDSFDKVYAKEGETDEIALEELKKYDALVLVKNEKVSPVLKELLRSNYKPLIILPNVEEFEMENILLLDDGAYNANKTLFTFLYMFGEQKVNVLRVNSDLEKEEDGLAQRFGENYNLIYKKGETFKTLLKETENYDFILMGDLRYTIMVEKITGKLGIRLLENVKKPIFIV